The Stratiformator vulcanicus genome has a segment encoding these proteins:
- a CDS encoding DUF1552 domain-containing protein → MKPRYSRNPLDRRSFLKGAGTGVVLGLPMLEAMSRNARSVATAGEITADERPKRSVFTFWGLGMNGRDYTPKATGKDYQLTPILKPLARHRDDFTVISGLKLTHSGGHGGDRTFLTGTATHDADTELRISADQELAEAIGHKTRFPSLQLGIRRGTGFGAPQDNTCSWTRSGTPLPAENRPHALFEKLFRPETPESIAKREQNFGIQESVLDSVRDEAKRLNETLGKNDRERLEEYFTSIRDLENKMSADKRWLYKPKPEVARPEFGDEQSLDPDRGGLDYVRYQKLMYDVIALALQTDSTRVISYMARKDNSDGTGAFRGSTDNPYGYHTMTHHGEDNDKLKWWTIVDTNYMELWAYLLDKLKGIKEGDGTLLDHTLLAWGSSGGTVNAHNRHQLPTMICGGSRLGVNHQGHVRNDDQYLGNLWQTMFGVMGVPVPEDFQGGEADGVIKEIV, encoded by the coding sequence ATGAAACCTCGCTATAGCCGCAATCCGCTCGATCGCCGCAGTTTCCTTAAGGGGGCCGGAACGGGGGTCGTCCTCGGTCTGCCAATGCTGGAAGCGATGAGCCGCAACGCGCGGAGCGTCGCGACGGCCGGCGAAATTACGGCCGATGAACGCCCCAAGCGGTCAGTCTTCACATTCTGGGGTCTCGGCATGAACGGCCGAGACTACACGCCGAAGGCGACTGGCAAGGATTATCAGCTCACGCCGATCCTTAAGCCGCTTGCTCGGCACCGAGATGACTTCACCGTCATCAGTGGTTTAAAGCTGACCCACTCCGGTGGCCACGGCGGCGATCGGACTTTCCTCACCGGAACGGCTACGCATGATGCCGACACCGAGCTCCGCATTTCGGCAGATCAGGAACTGGCCGAAGCGATCGGTCACAAGACGCGATTCCCCTCACTCCAACTCGGCATTCGTCGTGGGACCGGCTTTGGTGCGCCGCAAGACAATACCTGTTCGTGGACGCGGAGCGGAACGCCGCTGCCGGCCGAGAACCGGCCGCACGCCCTGTTCGAGAAACTATTCCGCCCCGAGACTCCGGAGTCGATCGCCAAGCGCGAACAGAACTTCGGCATTCAAGAAAGTGTACTCGACTCGGTTCGTGATGAAGCGAAACGGCTCAATGAAACCCTTGGTAAAAACGATCGAGAGCGGCTCGAAGAATACTTCACGTCGATCCGTGACCTCGAAAATAAAATGTCGGCCGACAAACGCTGGCTCTATAAGCCGAAGCCGGAGGTCGCGCGGCCGGAGTTCGGAGATGAGCAAAGCCTCGACCCCGATCGCGGCGGGCTCGACTACGTCCGCTATCAAAAGCTGATGTATGACGTGATCGCGTTGGCGCTTCAGACCGACAGCACGCGCGTTATTTCCTATATGGCTCGTAAGGATAATAGCGACGGAACCGGCGCGTTCCGCGGGTCGACCGACAACCCGTACGGCTATCACACGATGACCCACCACGGCGAAGACAACGACAAACTCAAGTGGTGGACGATCGTTGACACGAATTATATGGAATTGTGGGCCTACCTGCTCGATAAGCTCAAAGGCATTAAGGAAGGCGATGGGACGCTGCTCGATCACACGCTGCTCGCATGGGGGTCCAGCGGCGGCACGGTCAATGCCCACAATCGCCATCAACTTCCGACGATGATTTGCGGCGGCAGTCGCCTCGGTGTGAATCACCAGGGACATGTCCGCAACGATGACCAATATCTCGGAAACCTCTGGCAAACGATGTTCGGTGTGATGGGCGTTCCGGTTCCCGAAGATTTTCAGGGCGGCGAAGCCGACGGCGTCATCAAAGAAATCGTTTAG
- a CDS encoding flavin monoamine oxidase family protein, whose amino-acid sequence MHQWRVGIVGGGPGGLMSAYDLQKSASAPLAITIFEATERCGGKILTPHFNNAPIRYEAGAAEFYDYSHFDEDPLKDLILELGLPISRMGGSAFIFGHQKFTSLDDITDYLGHDVAQAFKDFDNRAREEMTPQEFYHSDDPEGVTGTLNCDFDSRLSTITHSTARKLIEMVIHSDLATEPAQTTACYGLQNYLMNDPAYMQLYGIVGGNERLPQELAARSSASFRMSSPVREVLKVDESLRVVSEVDGQPCYDDFDYVIIALPHNQLQSVSFQSTRLSQAINTHYNTYHFPAHYLRISALFERPFWREEHSDSFWMLEDFGGCCLYDESSRDPSCTHGVLGWLIAGEAAAVMSELSDEALIGKALETLTQLDSQSCSGFIEGQVHRWSGAVNAIPAGKTPQPHDRRHQPEPIEHPNLFFVGDYLFDSTLNGVLDSAQYVAAWITGQIADQALSQNGE is encoded by the coding sequence ATGCATCAATGGCGGGTCGGAATCGTCGGAGGGGGCCCTGGCGGTCTCATGTCGGCATATGACTTACAGAAGTCAGCGTCAGCTCCATTGGCAATTACCATTTTCGAAGCGACCGAGCGCTGTGGCGGCAAGATTCTGACCCCGCACTTCAACAATGCCCCCATTCGGTACGAAGCGGGAGCCGCGGAGTTTTATGACTACTCTCACTTCGACGAAGATCCGCTTAAAGATCTTATCCTCGAGTTAGGGCTACCCATTTCGCGGATGGGGGGAAGCGCATTCATCTTCGGACACCAGAAGTTTACGAGTCTCGACGACATTACCGACTACCTAGGCCACGATGTGGCGCAGGCATTCAAAGACTTTGACAACCGTGCCAGAGAGGAAATGACCCCCCAAGAGTTTTACCACTCGGACGACCCTGAAGGAGTTACCGGGACGCTGAATTGCGATTTTGACAGCCGGCTGTCAACGATTACACACTCCACCGCACGAAAACTGATTGAAATGGTCATTCACAGCGACCTGGCAACTGAGCCGGCCCAAACCACGGCCTGCTATGGCCTGCAGAATTACCTGATGAACGACCCCGCCTACATGCAACTCTACGGAATCGTCGGCGGCAACGAACGGCTTCCGCAAGAATTAGCCGCACGAAGCAGCGCCAGCTTTCGCATGAGCTCACCCGTTCGAGAAGTATTAAAGGTTGATGAATCACTGCGTGTTGTGTCCGAAGTCGACGGACAACCCTGCTACGACGACTTCGACTATGTAATCATTGCGCTGCCCCACAATCAGTTACAAAGCGTTTCCTTTCAAAGCACGCGACTGTCACAAGCGATTAATACTCACTACAACACATATCATTTCCCAGCTCACTACCTACGCATCAGTGCTCTTTTTGAAAGACCATTTTGGCGAGAAGAACACAGTGACTCTTTTTGGATGCTGGAAGACTTTGGGGGATGCTGTCTCTACGACGAGTCTTCGCGCGACCCGTCTTGCACGCACGGCGTCTTGGGCTGGTTAATCGCCGGCGAGGCTGCCGCGGTCATGAGCGAATTGAGCGACGAAGCTCTCATCGGGAAAGCATTGGAGACTCTAACACAGCTAGATTCCCAATCGTGCAGTGGTTTCATTGAAGGGCAGGTCCACCGCTGGTCGGGCGCCGTGAATGCCATACCTGCCGGCAAAACTCCCCAACCACACGATCGTCGCCATCAGCCGGAGCCGATCGAACACCCAAATTTGTTCTTTGTCGGCGACTATTTGTTTGATTCCACCCTGAACGGGGTCTTGGATTCGGCCCAATACGTCGCGGCTTGGATTACCGGTCAAATTGCTGATCAAGCTTTATCGCAGAACGGCGAGTGA
- a CDS encoding sulfatase: MAQKLIAIIVTLACLVAASEFVSAADRPNVLFIMADDLGVFPRCYGNTAIETPHIDSLAETGVRFDDAYCQYPLCGPSRCSLLFGKRPDAVKVFVNEVSPRYALPDAKTLPQAFREAGYRTIKVGKLFHGNPYDKRQQGWQNDLWDDATSWEQAYWFDREAINREVDQIGAKHGRYKGAGSLDWVMSTTSSKQSPDGRIATLAIEKMQAAKADPFFLAVGFFVPHTPWIAPAEHFESIPLESVPLFTAAASEQRALEVMPKNGDYDRGMDDAQRRKSVKAYYACVQYLDSQVGRLLSALEEQGLIENTIIVFLGDHGYQLGHHGMWHKYGLYDQTLRTPLIIRAPKQSTSGDICERPVEFIDIYPTLLDLAGIKPLDDLHGRSLTPLLRNPSAQWNHPAYSMHVPVNRDGRIGRSVRYGDWHYFEWRGDETHAFLFNLKNDPAELKNRAANPQYLDRVNEMKSLLAAGAKAVPPSPKAIAAQQFWPPNLDEIETINRTQ; encoded by the coding sequence TTGGCGCAAAAACTCATTGCTATTATTGTAACTCTGGCGTGTCTCGTTGCGGCTTCAGAGTTCGTCTCTGCCGCCGACCGTCCTAACGTCCTGTTCATCATGGCGGATGATCTAGGCGTCTTTCCGCGATGCTACGGAAATACGGCCATCGAGACACCACATATCGACTCGCTGGCCGAAACCGGTGTCCGGTTCGACGATGCCTATTGTCAATACCCTCTTTGCGGGCCGAGTCGATGCTCCCTGCTGTTCGGGAAGCGACCCGATGCGGTCAAAGTCTTCGTGAATGAAGTCTCTCCGCGATACGCTTTACCCGATGCGAAGACGCTGCCGCAGGCCTTTCGTGAAGCGGGCTATCGCACGATTAAGGTCGGCAAGCTGTTCCACGGCAATCCTTACGATAAGCGGCAGCAGGGTTGGCAGAACGACCTATGGGATGATGCCACAAGTTGGGAACAGGCCTATTGGTTCGATAGGGAAGCCATTAACCGCGAGGTCGATCAGATCGGCGCGAAACATGGCCGCTACAAGGGGGCGGGCTCGCTTGATTGGGTGATGTCCACGACGTCCTCAAAGCAATCACCGGACGGTCGGATTGCGACACTCGCCATCGAGAAAATGCAGGCGGCAAAGGCCGATCCCTTCTTCCTTGCCGTCGGCTTCTTCGTGCCGCATACGCCTTGGATTGCACCTGCCGAGCATTTTGAATCAATCCCGCTCGAATCAGTACCGTTGTTCACGGCGGCTGCATCGGAGCAGCGTGCTCTCGAGGTGATGCCGAAGAATGGTGACTACGATCGGGGCATGGACGACGCTCAGCGGAGAAAATCGGTCAAAGCCTATTATGCCTGCGTTCAATACCTCGATTCTCAGGTCGGTCGGCTATTGTCCGCACTCGAAGAGCAGGGGTTAATCGAGAACACGATCATCGTCTTTCTCGGCGACCACGGTTATCAACTGGGCCATCACGGCATGTGGCACAAGTACGGCCTCTACGACCAGACACTCCGAACGCCCTTGATCATCCGAGCGCCGAAACAGTCCACGAGTGGAGATATCTGTGAGCGACCTGTCGAATTCATCGACATTTATCCGACGCTCCTTGATCTAGCAGGCATTAAACCATTGGATGACTTGCACGGCCGCAGCTTAACGCCGCTATTGCGAAACCCCTCGGCACAATGGAATCACCCCGCTTATTCCATGCACGTGCCGGTTAACCGCGACGGCAGAATCGGCCGCAGTGTCCGTTACGGCGACTGGCATTACTTCGAATGGCGCGGCGACGAGACGCACGCATTTCTGTTCAATCTTAAGAACGACCCGGCTGAATTAAAGAATCGCGCGGCTAATCCGCAATACTTGGATCGCGTCAACGAAATGAAGTCTCTGCTTGCAGCGGGAGCCAAGGCCGTCCCCCCGAGTCCGAAGGCAATTGCTGCCCAGCAGTTCTGGCCGCCCAATTTGGATGAGATCGAGACGATCAATCGAACGCAGTAA
- a CDS encoding sulfatase-like hydrolase/transferase, giving the protein MLRFMTKNFLLIAVIFGASAARADDRPNIVWIVAEDMSPDLGCYGDKYAATPHIDALAKRSVRYTRFFAESPMCSPSRSTIITGMHNGPLGTSRMRSYHRIPEWVRPFSAYLRDTGYYCTNNKKTDYNLARNAEGDVSEFVRAAWDDSSQAAHWRNRTDEKPFFSIFNFMGTHQSRTSRNDWDYFVDEVQSTLTSEQIHNPADAPLPPHYPQSDTARRTVARYYDCISALDDFVAKIIHQLREDGLADETIIFFYSDHGAGLPTGKACASDYGLRCPLLVHVPEQFQELAPARHGTVSDRLTCFADLAPTVLELADVDSPVYMHGIPFLGRGASKKHRYVLGTRDRMDETREVTRWISDGRYLLIRRYARDVPYDQQTMSALYNVEGELVQEIRENADEGILNPQQQHYWETNRSSRLLFDTQSDKWCLNDLANDPAQQGRIKEMDVALKHFLISERDLGFWPEAELAEAELAAPAYELARDGKGYPLERILEVTELTSFEEIANHLSDPDPAIRYWALKGLATRRDELAEIRPALTSLLDDEAASVRIEAASLLCTDAEHDDALDLLAKELNSENGWAACHAARTLERLGEKARPKLPEMKAALKNRTSGFFVQPKGPRAAPYPLEFSLISAIGQFESN; this is encoded by the coding sequence ATGTTGCGTTTCATGACCAAGAACTTTCTCTTAATTGCAGTAATCTTTGGTGCCTCAGCGGCGCGGGCCGACGACCGGCCCAATATTGTTTGGATCGTCGCTGAAGATATGAGCCCGGACCTTGGCTGTTACGGCGACAAGTATGCCGCCACGCCGCACATTGACGCGTTAGCGAAGCGGAGCGTTCGCTACACTCGATTCTTCGCCGAGTCGCCGATGTGTTCGCCGTCGCGGAGTACGATCATCACAGGCATGCATAACGGCCCGCTCGGCACGTCGCGGATGCGGTCGTATCACCGCATTCCTGAATGGGTGCGACCGTTTTCGGCCTATCTGCGCGATACCGGCTATTACTGCACCAATAATAAGAAGACCGATTACAACCTCGCGCGTAATGCCGAGGGCGATGTGAGCGAGTTCGTCCGGGCTGCATGGGACGATTCGAGTCAGGCCGCGCACTGGCGGAATCGAACGGACGAGAAACCGTTCTTCAGTATCTTTAATTTCATGGGTACCCATCAGTCGCGGACGAGTCGCAACGACTGGGATTATTTTGTTGATGAGGTCCAATCCACACTCACGTCGGAGCAAATTCATAACCCGGCCGACGCCCCGCTTCCACCGCATTATCCTCAGTCCGATACGGCCAGGCGGACCGTTGCTCGCTACTACGACTGCATCTCGGCGCTCGATGATTTCGTTGCAAAGATCATTCATCAATTAAGAGAAGACGGCCTCGCCGATGAGACGATCATCTTCTTTTATTCAGACCACGGTGCCGGGCTGCCGACTGGAAAAGCTTGCGCAAGTGACTATGGCCTGAGATGCCCGCTCCTGGTGCATGTGCCGGAGCAGTTTCAAGAACTTGCCCCTGCCCGTCATGGCACGGTCAGTGATCGGCTGACCTGTTTTGCCGACCTGGCTCCAACGGTGCTTGAACTGGCGGATGTCGATTCGCCTGTTTACATGCACGGCATCCCGTTCTTGGGCCGGGGCGCTTCGAAGAAGCACCGCTATGTTCTCGGCACGCGCGACCGCATGGATGAAACCCGGGAAGTGACCCGCTGGATTAGCGATGGGCGGTATCTGCTTATCCGCAGGTATGCCCGAGATGTCCCGTACGATCAACAGACGATGTCGGCGCTCTACAACGTCGAGGGCGAACTGGTTCAGGAGATTCGGGAGAATGCCGACGAAGGAATATTGAATCCGCAGCAGCAACACTACTGGGAGACGAATCGTTCATCTCGATTGCTCTTCGATACGCAGTCTGACAAATGGTGCCTTAATGACTTGGCGAATGACCCGGCCCAGCAGGGGAGAATTAAGGAAATGGATGTGGCATTAAAGCACTTCTTAATCTCCGAACGTGATCTCGGGTTCTGGCCAGAGGCCGAGCTGGCGGAGGCCGAGCTTGCCGCTCCCGCCTATGAACTGGCGCGCGACGGTAAGGGATACCCGCTGGAACGTATTCTTGAAGTTACGGAACTGACATCGTTCGAGGAGATTGCAAACCACTTAAGTGATCCCGACCCTGCGATCCGCTATTGGGCGTTGAAGGGGCTTGCAACGCGACGTGACGAATTGGCTGAGATCAGACCAGCCCTGACATCACTGCTTGATGATGAAGCCGCATCGGTTCGTATTGAAGCAGCATCGCTACTTTGCACTGATGCCGAACACGACGACGCACTCGACCTGCTGGCCAAAGAACTCAATAGCGAAAACGGCTGGGCCGCGTGCCATGCGGCGAGGACGTTGGAACGCCTTGGTGAAAAGGCCCGGCCCAAACTGCCGGAGATGAAAGCCGCCTTAAAAAATCGCACATCGGGATTCTTTGTCCAGCCGAAAGGCCCGCGAGCCGCGCCCTACCCGCTCGAGTTCTCACTCATTTCCGCCATCGGGCAATTCGAGTCCAACTAA
- a CDS encoding DUF1592 domain-containing protein — protein MRKLLIAIALCPPATLCSAADEAFHRDVEPFLKKHCYQCHDARQAAAGFRIDELGADFSVAKTPEMWREVIDRINIGDMPPEDEARPDPKESFAVVEWVGRELRRTEREAKMAGGRIQLRRLNRREYINTVRDLLLIDENFASTTLMEAVPPDGKAEGFDRVSAALFVDATQMDAYLEAASLISDEVIVSGSEPEAQKIVSESEDSTRKTKGVVKESLLGESFKIPAGVQKYEFKDNGVLHIQSHYGYDKGPKYWGKIFQSVKLNDLVTSDGYYRIRMKAGASVGSRGAPIKLKYSYADSTPVASEKIVELPHDLDDPDWVETVMFLRAGQPGQKRGLGISWNGIEKVIGGNGTWYKKIKNPSRVVTREIAAAKKSGDKQALKEAYAERDRLLDLAGKFNEPFFSYANEWAGREDEVPKLFVDVIEVSGPVHQSWPPASHQLLLGEETSADRTLAEARAAIEKLLPRAFRRPVQPGEVDRVLAIVQAGINQHGMNFPQAMRLGLQKVLCSPQFLYIAEPVPRSASVSDGVRELNDYELASRLSYFLWSTMPDEELFHLAEQGRLSDPKVLRSQVTRMLDDPKSQQFVESFAGQWLQVELFGSVQPGMYLYPDYDQSLEEASKTEALAFFAEILASNLAITNFLDSDFLVINERLAEHYGIKGVKGKEFRRVAIKPEHHRGGIFGMTGLMTLLADGTRTLPVRRAAWIVENLFNDPPPPPPPNAGEVQPNTKGENLTVRERLALHRDEPTCASCHAKLDPYGLALENYDAIGAWRTKANGENFRNPKKAPELDVSGQLPSGRKYSSLEEFKVALLAEKKKFAKAFSEKLLTYALSRPVGYVDYKTVDDLVAALEQNDYRIRPLIQAIVASEPFQTK, from the coding sequence ATGCGTAAACTGCTGATTGCCATTGCGTTATGCCCGCCCGCCACACTTTGTAGTGCCGCGGATGAAGCATTTCATCGTGATGTGGAGCCCTTTCTGAAGAAGCACTGCTACCAGTGCCACGACGCTCGGCAGGCAGCCGCTGGCTTCCGCATCGACGAGTTGGGGGCCGATTTCTCGGTCGCCAAAACGCCGGAAATGTGGCGCGAGGTCATCGACCGCATCAACATCGGCGACATGCCGCCGGAGGACGAAGCTCGTCCCGATCCGAAAGAGTCTTTTGCTGTCGTCGAATGGGTCGGCCGGGAACTGCGTCGTACCGAACGGGAAGCGAAAATGGCCGGGGGTCGAATCCAACTCCGCCGGCTCAACCGACGCGAATACATCAACACCGTTCGCGACCTGCTATTGATCGATGAGAACTTTGCGTCGACGACGTTGATGGAAGCAGTTCCCCCCGACGGGAAAGCCGAGGGCTTCGACCGCGTGAGTGCGGCGTTATTCGTCGACGCGACTCAGATGGACGCTTACCTGGAAGCCGCCAGTTTGATTTCCGACGAAGTGATCGTCTCCGGCTCCGAGCCGGAGGCCCAGAAAATTGTCTCGGAATCTGAAGACAGTACGCGAAAGACTAAGGGTGTCGTGAAGGAATCGCTGCTTGGCGAAAGCTTCAAAATCCCCGCCGGCGTCCAGAAGTACGAGTTCAAAGATAACGGCGTGCTGCACATTCAGAGTCACTATGGCTACGACAAAGGGCCGAAGTACTGGGGTAAAATCTTTCAGAGCGTGAAGCTCAATGATCTCGTGACGAGTGACGGCTATTACCGTATCCGAATGAAAGCCGGAGCATCGGTCGGATCACGGGGCGCACCGATCAAATTAAAATATTCCTACGCCGATAGCACGCCGGTCGCGTCGGAGAAGATCGTCGAACTACCTCACGATCTTGACGATCCGGACTGGGTCGAAACAGTCATGTTTCTGCGGGCCGGGCAGCCCGGTCAAAAGCGTGGGTTGGGTATCTCGTGGAATGGCATTGAAAAGGTCATCGGCGGGAACGGAACTTGGTATAAGAAGATTAAGAACCCGTCCCGAGTTGTGACCAGAGAGATCGCCGCGGCGAAGAAGTCGGGCGATAAGCAAGCGCTGAAGGAAGCGTACGCCGAGCGCGATCGGCTTCTTGATTTGGCTGGAAAGTTTAATGAGCCGTTCTTTTCATATGCTAACGAATGGGCCGGTCGCGAAGATGAAGTGCCGAAACTCTTCGTCGACGTCATCGAAGTCAGCGGACCGGTTCACCAGTCATGGCCGCCGGCAAGTCACCAACTGTTGCTGGGTGAAGAGACTTCGGCAGACAGGACACTGGCTGAAGCCCGAGCGGCGATTGAGAAATTGCTGCCGCGGGCCTTCCGGCGACCGGTCCAGCCGGGTGAGGTCGACCGTGTGCTGGCGATCGTTCAGGCAGGCATTAATCAACACGGCATGAACTTTCCACAGGCGATGCGGCTCGGGCTGCAGAAAGTGCTGTGCTCTCCGCAGTTCCTTTATATCGCAGAGCCGGTCCCGAGATCGGCTTCGGTGTCGGACGGTGTCCGCGAATTAAACGATTACGAACTCGCATCGCGGCTCTCGTATTTCCTATGGAGTACGATGCCCGATGAAGAATTGTTTCATCTCGCCGAGCAGGGAAGGCTGAGCGACCCGAAAGTGCTGCGGTCTCAGGTGACGCGAATGCTTGACGATCCGAAGTCGCAACAGTTCGTCGAGAGCTTCGCCGGTCAGTGGCTGCAGGTCGAGCTGTTCGGCAGCGTTCAACCGGGGATGTATCTCTACCCCGACTATGATCAGTCATTAGAAGAGGCTTCAAAAACCGAAGCGCTCGCCTTCTTCGCGGAGATTCTGGCAAGCAATCTGGCGATCACGAATTTCCTAGACTCCGACTTTCTGGTCATTAACGAGCGGTTGGCCGAGCATTACGGCATTAAAGGTGTGAAGGGAAAAGAATTTCGTCGTGTGGCGATTAAGCCCGAGCATCACCGCGGCGGCATCTTCGGCATGACCGGATTGATGACGCTATTGGCAGATGGGACGCGAACACTGCCGGTTCGTCGGGCCGCTTGGATCGTCGAAAATCTCTTTAATGATCCTCCTCCGCCCCCGCCGCCAAATGCCGGGGAAGTGCAGCCCAATACCAAGGGAGAGAATCTGACCGTCCGCGAACGGCTGGCCCTCCACCGCGATGAGCCGACCTGTGCGTCTTGTCATGCCAAGCTCGATCCGTACGGTCTCGCGCTCGAAAACTACGACGCGATCGGAGCCTGGCGAACCAAGGCGAATGGTGAGAATTTCCGCAATCCCAAGAAAGCTCCGGAACTCGACGTGAGTGGCCAGTTGCCCTCCGGTCGTAAGTACTCAAGCCTCGAAGAGTTTAAAGTCGCGCTTCTGGCTGAAAAGAAGAAATTTGCGAAGGCCTTCAGCGAGAAGCTGCTGACATACGCCCTCAGCCGACCGGTCGGTTATGTCGACTATAAAACGGTCGACGACTTGGTCGCGGCATTGGAGCAGAACGACTACCGCATTCGGCCGCTCATCCAAGCAATCGTGGCTTCGGAGCCGTTTCAAACCAAGTAG
- a CDS encoding outer membrane protein assembly factor BamB family protein, with protein MSPTGTTHRRTHLDDRLVALGDVIERSKSGSAAFDLLFPARVIHMKLVESSQTRSARSLFGAAAVQISRRSLTKGFAILILLTSSMVTAADWDHWRGPNRNGLTSETSGWDGGSWIEEQIWSAQVGAGSSSPLIVGDCVYLQGWSGNRDAIVCLDATSGKERWRQSYPQPRYGRHAVGDQSLYSGSSPTPEYDAETKFLFTLGVDGDLNAWDTRDGGKNVWSLNLYDHYHAGRRPEVAKRRRTRRDYGYTGAPLAHGDQLIVEVGGDQGNVVAFDKRTGRQLWTSKNQDEAGHTAGPVLLKVGRMQCVAVLTLRNLVVTQIDGKTPGRTIAIYPWTTDFGNNVASPAVHENSVVITSAYNQSAMCRLDITTRGAREVWKTEGLASGVCSPIIHDGRIYWAWNGVRCVDFETGSEIWRGGKVGSQGSCILTGDDRLIVYANRGDLLLAETAKRSPDEYLQLAAKKVLSKTDAWPHVAFSSGQLVCRDRAGNVRCLKVSPR; from the coding sequence ATGTCGCCGACTGGTACAACCCACCGGCGAACGCATCTCGACGACCGGTTGGTAGCTTTGGGCGACGTTATCGAGCGAAGTAAATCCGGCAGCGCCGCCTTCGACCTCCTGTTTCCCGCCCGAGTGATCCACATGAAACTTGTTGAGTCATCGCAAACGCGTTCAGCCCGATCGCTCTTTGGTGCCGCCGCCGTGCAGATATCGCGACGCTCTTTGACTAAGGGCTTCGCTATATTGATCCTGCTGACCTCGTCGATGGTGACCGCCGCCGATTGGGACCATTGGCGCGGACCGAATCGAAACGGTCTGACGTCGGAGACTTCCGGCTGGGACGGCGGCTCTTGGATCGAGGAACAAATCTGGAGCGCGCAAGTCGGTGCGGGTAGTTCTTCACCCCTGATCGTCGGCGATTGCGTTTACCTTCAAGGATGGTCCGGCAACCGCGATGCGATCGTTTGCCTCGATGCGACTTCTGGCAAGGAACGCTGGCGGCAATCGTATCCTCAGCCGCGCTATGGCCGACATGCGGTCGGCGACCAGAGTTTGTACTCCGGCTCCTCGCCGACGCCTGAGTACGACGCCGAAACCAAGTTCCTCTTCACCCTCGGTGTCGACGGCGATTTGAACGCGTGGGACACCCGCGATGGGGGCAAGAACGTCTGGTCGCTTAATCTTTACGATCACTATCATGCCGGTCGCCGCCCCGAAGTGGCCAAACGCCGCCGAACGCGTCGCGACTACGGGTACACCGGAGCCCCGCTGGCGCACGGGGACCAACTGATTGTCGAAGTCGGTGGCGATCAGGGAAACGTCGTCGCGTTTGATAAACGCACCGGACGCCAACTCTGGACGTCAAAGAATCAAGACGAAGCGGGGCACACCGCCGGGCCTGTGCTCTTAAAGGTCGGTCGGATGCAATGTGTCGCGGTGCTGACGCTTCGCAATCTGGTCGTGACGCAGATTGATGGGAAGACGCCGGGGCGCACGATCGCGATCTACCCTTGGACGACCGACTTCGGCAACAACGTGGCTTCACCGGCGGTCCACGAGAACTCGGTCGTGATTACGTCCGCCTATAATCAGTCGGCGATGTGCCGCTTAGACATTACGACTCGCGGAGCGCGCGAAGTCTGGAAAACCGAGGGACTCGCCTCCGGAGTCTGCAGTCCGATCATTCACGACGGACGGATTTACTGGGCCTGGAACGGCGTGCGATGCGTCGATTTCGAGACCGGCAGTGAGATATGGAGAGGCGGAAAAGTCGGCTCGCAGGGTTCGTGTATTCTCACCGGCGATGATCGCCTCATCGTCTACGCGAACCGGGGCGACCTGCTCCTCGCTGAAACGGCCAAACGCTCCCCTGACGAGTACCTACAGTTGGCCGCTAAAAAAGTTTTGTCGAAGACCGACGCCTGGCCCCACGTCGCCTTTTCCAGTGGCCAACTCGTGTGCCGCGACCGGGCGGGCAATGTGCGATGCCTGAAAGTCTCTCCGCGATAA